In the genome of Pseudomonas sp. LBUM920, one region contains:
- the gyrA gene encoding DNA gyrase subunit A yields MGELAKEILPVNIEDELKQSYLDYAMSVIVGRALPDARDGLKPVHRRVLFAMSELGNDWNKPYKKSARVVGDVIGKYHPHGDTAVYDTIVRMAQPFSLRYLLVDGQGNFGSVDGDNAAAMRYTEVRMTKLAHELLADLHKETVDWVPNYDGTEMIPAVMPTKIPNLLVNGSSGIAVGMATNIPPHNLGEVIDGCLALIDNPELTVDELMQYIPGPDFPTAAIINGRAGIIEAYRTGRGRIYMRARSIIEDIDKVGGRQQIVITELPYQLNKARLIEKIAELVKEKKLEGITELRDESDKDGMRVVIELRRGEVPEVILNNLYAQTQLQSVFGINVVALIDGRPRILNLKDLLEAFVRHRREVVTRRTVFELRKARERGHILEGQAVALSNIDPVIALIKASPTPSEAKEALIKMPWESSAVVAMVERAGADSCRPETLDPQYGLRDGKYFLSPEQAQAILELRLHRLTGLEHEKLLAEYQEILNQIGELIRILSSAVRLMEVIREELEVIRAEYGDVRRTEILDARLDLTLGDMIPEEERVVTISHGGYAKTQPLAAYQAQRRGGKGKSATGVKDEDYIAHLLVANSHTTLLLFSSKGKVYWLKTYEIPEASRAARGRPLVNLLPLDSDEYITTMLPVDEYTEGHFIFMATAKGTVKKTPLESFSRQRSVGLIALELDEGDVLISAAITDGEREVMLFSDGGKVTRFKESDVRAMGRTARGVRGMRLPEGQKLISMLIPEEGSQILTASARGYGKRTAITEFPEYKRGGQGVIAMVSNDRNGRLVGAVQVLDGEEIMLISDQGTLVRTRVAEVSSLGRNTQGVTLIKLAKDEKLVGLERVQEPSEVEGEELEEGEEFDGEVIAAGDDNVDEPTLDAAADEEEPQE; encoded by the coding sequence ATGGGCGAACTGGCCAAAGAAATCCTCCCGGTCAATATCGAAGACGAGCTGAAACAGTCCTACCTCGACTACGCGATGAGCGTAATTGTCGGTCGGGCACTGCCTGATGCGCGCGATGGCTTGAAGCCCGTGCACCGGCGTGTGCTGTTCGCGATGAGCGAGCTGGGTAACGACTGGAACAAGCCGTACAAGAAATCTGCCCGTGTTGTCGGTGACGTGATCGGTAAGTATCACCCTCACGGCGACACTGCGGTGTACGACACCATCGTTCGGATGGCGCAGCCGTTTTCCCTGCGCTACCTGCTGGTAGACGGCCAGGGCAACTTCGGTTCGGTCGACGGCGACAACGCTGCGGCCATGCGATACACCGAAGTGCGCATGACCAAGCTGGCGCACGAGCTGCTGGCCGACCTGCACAAAGAAACCGTGGACTGGGTGCCGAACTACGACGGCACCGAAATGATCCCGGCCGTCATGCCGACCAAGATCCCCAACCTGCTGGTCAACGGCTCCAGCGGTATCGCCGTGGGCATGGCGACCAACATCCCGCCACACAACCTCGGTGAAGTCATCGACGGTTGCCTGGCGCTTATCGACAACCCCGAGCTGACCGTCGATGAGCTGATGCAATACATCCCCGGTCCGGACTTCCCGACCGCCGCGATCATCAACGGTCGCGCCGGCATCATCGAAGCCTACCGCACCGGTCGCGGCCGCATTTACATGCGCGCCCGCTCGATCATCGAAGACATCGACAAGGTCGGTGGCCGTCAACAGATCGTCATCACCGAGCTGCCTTACCAGTTGAACAAGGCGCGTCTGATCGAAAAGATCGCCGAACTGGTTAAAGAGAAGAAGCTGGAAGGCATCACCGAGCTGCGCGACGAGTCCGACAAAGACGGTATGCGCGTGGTGATCGAGCTGCGTCGTGGCGAAGTGCCTGAGGTGATCCTCAACAACCTCTACGCCCAGACCCAGCTGCAAAGCGTGTTTGGTATCAACGTGGTTGCACTGATCGACGGCCGTCCGCGCATCCTGAACCTCAAGGATCTGCTGGAAGCCTTCGTGCGTCACCGCCGCGAAGTGGTTACCCGCCGTACCGTGTTCGAACTGCGTAAAGCGCGCGAACGTGGTCACATCCTCGAAGGCCAGGCCGTTGCTCTGTCGAACATCGACCCGGTCATCGCCCTGATCAAGGCTTCGCCGACGCCGTCGGAAGCTAAAGAAGCGCTGATCAAGATGCCGTGGGAATCCAGCGCCGTTGTGGCGATGGTTGAGCGCGCCGGCGCCGACTCGTGCCGCCCTGAGACCCTCGACCCGCAATACGGTCTGCGTGACGGCAAGTATTTCCTGTCGCCGGAACAGGCCCAGGCCATTCTGGAACTGCGCCTGCACCGCCTGACCGGTCTGGAGCACGAGAAGCTGCTGGCCGAGTACCAGGAAATCCTCAACCAGATCGGCGAGTTGATCCGCATCCTCAGCAGCGCCGTGCGCCTGATGGAAGTGATCCGCGAAGAACTGGAAGTGATCCGCGCCGAATACGGCGATGTGCGTCGCACCGAAATCCTTGACGCCCGCCTCGACCTGACCCTGGGTGACATGATCCCGGAAGAAGAGCGCGTGGTGACCATCTCCCACGGTGGCTATGCCAAGACCCAGCCGTTGGCTGCGTACCAGGCCCAGCGTCGTGGCGGTAAAGGCAAATCGGCTACCGGCGTGAAGGATGAGGACTACATTGCTCACCTGCTGGTCGCCAACAGCCACACCACGCTGCTGCTGTTCTCCAGCAAAGGCAAAGTGTACTGGCTGAAAACCTACGAAATCCCGGAAGCCTCGCGTGCCGCCCGTGGTCGCCCGTTGGTCAACCTGCTGCCGCTGGACAGTGACGAATACATCACCACCATGCTGCCGGTCGATGAGTACACCGAAGGTCACTTCATCTTCATGGCTACCGCCAAGGGCACCGTGAAGAAGACCCCGCTGGAATCCTTCAGCCGTCAGCGCAGCGTAGGCCTGATCGCCCTGGAACTGGACGAAGGCGACGTGCTGATCTCCGCTGCCATTACCGACGGCGAGCGTGAAGTCATGCTGTTCTCCGACGGCGGCAAAGTAACGCGCTTCAAGGAATCCGACGTACGTGCCATGGGCCGTACCGCCCGCGGTGTGCGCGGCATGCGTCTGCCAGAAGGGCAGAAGCTGATTTCGATGCTGATTCCGGAAGAAGGCAGCCAGATCCTCACCGCTTCGGCGCGTGGTTATGGCAAGCGCACCGCGATTACCGAGTTCCCGGAGTACAAGCGTGGCGGCCAGGGCGTTATCGCCATGGTCAGCAACGATCGCAACGGCCGTCTGGTCGGCGCGGTCCAGGTGCTCGATGGCGAGGAAATCATGCTGATTTCCGACCAGGGCACCCTGGTGCGTACCCGTGTAGCCGAAGTGTCGAGCCTGGGCCGTAACACCCAGGGTGTGACCCTGATCAAGCTGGCCAAGGATGAAAAACTGGTCGGCCTGGAGCGGGTGCAGGAACCGTCGGAAGTTGAAGGCGAAGAGCTGGAAGAAGGTGAGGAATTCGACGGCGAGGTGATCGCAGCTGGCGATGACAACGTCGACGAGCCAACCCTCGATGCTGCCGCAGACGAAGAAGAACCGCAGGAATAA
- the pheA gene encoding prephenate dehydratase: MSEQELKALRVRIDSLDEKVLELISERARCAQEVARVKMASLAEGEVPVFYRPEREAQVLKRVMERNKGPLGNEEMARLFREIMSSCLALEQPLKVAYLGPEGTFTQAAAMKHFGHAVISKPMAAIDEVFREVAAGAVNFGVVPVENSTEGAVNHTLDSFLEHDMVICGEVELRIHHHLLVGENTKTDSISRIYSHAQSLAQCRKWLDAHYPNVERVAVSSNAEAAKRVKGEWNSAAIAGDMAAGLYGLTRLAEKIEDRPDNSTRFLMIGSQEVPPTGDDKTSIIVSMSNKPGALHELLVPFHDNGIDLTRIETRPSRSGKWTYVFFIDFIGHHRDPLVKGVLEKISQEAVALKVLGSYPKAVL, encoded by the coding sequence ATGTCTGAGCAAGAACTCAAGGCCCTGCGTGTACGTATTGACAGCCTGGACGAGAAAGTCCTGGAGCTGATCAGTGAGCGCGCGCGGTGCGCCCAGGAAGTGGCACGGGTAAAAATGGCATCCCTGGCTGAAGGCGAAGTGCCGGTTTTCTACCGGCCTGAGCGCGAAGCCCAGGTGCTCAAGCGCGTGATGGAGCGCAACAAGGGGCCGTTGGGCAACGAAGAAATGGCGCGGTTGTTCCGTGAAATCATGTCCTCGTGCCTGGCCCTCGAGCAGCCGTTGAAAGTCGCGTACCTCGGCCCGGAAGGCACTTTCACGCAAGCGGCGGCCATGAAGCATTTTGGCCACGCGGTGATCAGCAAGCCGATGGCAGCGATTGACGAAGTGTTCCGTGAAGTGGCGGCGGGTGCGGTGAACTTTGGCGTGGTGCCCGTGGAAAACTCCACCGAAGGCGCGGTCAACCACACGCTGGACAGCTTCCTTGAGCACGACATGGTGATCTGCGGAGAGGTCGAGCTGCGTATTCACCACCACTTGTTGGTGGGCGAGAACACCAAGACCGACAGCATCAGCCGCATCTATTCCCACGCCCAGTCACTGGCCCAGTGCCGCAAGTGGCTGGACGCGCATTACCCGAACGTCGAGCGCGTGGCGGTGTCCAGCAACGCCGAAGCGGCAAAGCGGGTCAAGGGCGAGTGGAATTCGGCCGCGATTGCCGGTGACATGGCTGCAGGCCTGTATGGCCTGACGCGCCTGGCCGAGAAGATCGAGGACCGCCCGGACAACTCCACGCGTTTCTTGATGATTGGCAGCCAGGAAGTGCCGCCGACCGGCGACGACAAGACCTCTATCATTGTCTCCATGAGCAACAAGCCCGGTGCGCTGCATGAGCTGCTGGTGCCGTTCCACGACAACGGGATTGACCTGACGCGAATCGAGACACGTCCTTCGCGCAGCGGTAAATGGACTTATGTGTTCTTTATCGACTTCATCGGCCATCACCGCGACCCATTGGTTAAAGGTGTGCTGGAGAAAATCAGTCAGGAAGCCGTGGCACTCAAGGTGCTGGGCTCTTACCCGAAAGCGGTTTTGTGA
- the serC gene encoding 3-phosphoserine/phosphohydroxythreonine transaminase, whose translation MSKRAYNFCAGPAALPEAVLQRAQGELLDWHGKGLSVMEMSHRSDEFVSIATKAEQDLRDLLDIPSNYKVLFLQGGASQQFAQLPLNLLPEGGTADYIDTGIWGQKAIEEASRYGHVNVAGTAKPYDYFAIPGQNEWKLSADAAYVHYVANETIGGLEFDWVPEVGDVPLVCDMSSDILSRPIDVSKYGMIYAGAQKNIGPSGILVNIIREDLLGRARSVCPTMLNYKVAADNGSMYNTPPAFAWYLSGLVFEWLKEQGGVAAMGKLNEEKKRTLYDFIDASGLYSNPINLTDRSWMNVPFRLADDRLDKPFLAGADARGLLNLKGHRSVGGMRASIYNAVDINAINALVAYMAEFEKEHG comes from the coding sequence GTGAGCAAGAGAGCCTATAACTTCTGTGCCGGCCCCGCGGCGCTTCCTGAAGCAGTCCTGCAGCGCGCGCAGGGTGAACTCCTCGACTGGCATGGAAAAGGCCTCTCCGTGATGGAAATGAGCCATCGCAGCGATGAGTTCGTGTCCATTGCCACCAAGGCCGAGCAGGATCTGCGCGACTTGCTGGACATCCCCTCAAACTACAAAGTGCTGTTCCTGCAAGGCGGCGCGAGCCAGCAGTTTGCTCAACTGCCGCTGAACCTGCTGCCCGAAGGCGGCACGGCCGACTATATCGACACCGGTATCTGGGGCCAGAAGGCCATTGAAGAGGCCTCGCGTTACGGCCACGTCAATGTTGCAGGCACCGCCAAGCCTTACGATTACTTCGCCATTCCGGGTCAGAACGAGTGGAAGCTGTCTGCGGATGCGGCCTACGTTCACTACGTCGCCAACGAAACCATCGGCGGCCTGGAGTTTGACTGGGTGCCGGAAGTGGGCGATGTGCCGTTGGTGTGCGACATGTCCTCGGACATCCTCTCGCGCCCGATCGATGTGTCCAAGTACGGCATGATCTACGCCGGGGCGCAGAAGAACATCGGCCCGAGCGGCATCCTGGTCAACATCATCCGTGAAGACTTGCTGGGTCGCGCCCGTTCGGTGTGCCCGACCATGCTCAATTACAAGGTCGCGGCTGACAACGGCTCGATGTACAACACGCCGCCGGCATTTGCCTGGTACCTCTCGGGCCTGGTGTTCGAGTGGCTCAAGGAGCAGGGCGGTGTCGCCGCCATGGGCAAGCTCAACGAAGAGAAGAAGCGCACCCTGTACGATTTCATTGACGCCAGCGGCCTGTACAGCAACCCAATCAACCTCACTGACCGCTCGTGGATGAACGTGCCGTTCCGTCTGGCTGATGACCGCCTGGACAAGCCGTTCCTGGCCGGTGCCGACGCACGTGGCCTGCTGAACCTCAAGGGTCACCGTTCGGTCGGTGGCATGCGCGCCTCTATCTACAACGCTGTCGACATCAACGCGATCAACGCGCTGGTTGCCTACATGGCAGAGTTCGAAAAGGAACACGGCTAA